The nucleotide window GCACTCGCTTTCTagttcttctcttttttctctagaAGTCTTCTTCTAACTCTCGACGCTAGAGGTTCCAGCTCTAACTCTCCACGCCATATACGTTTCAACGTCACTGTTGTGGACATTGGCTTTtcggaatgttttttttttttttaaatgaccgTTCCGGAAACTTTTTTTGAGAACACGTATTCCGTAAGCAATTCCTTTGGAATAATTGTTCTCACCAAATCATCCTTCATAGTTACATAGTATTGAATCGAGGAAACACATTTCCAAACAAAATACTCTTCGGCCGTACTTTTTAACAGATGTTCAAAACtcttaatataaaaactaaacacaACGCACACACGTCTCGTCGCCCTAGCTTCTTTTAGGCCTCAATAGTGTTCAATGGCCAAATTCTGACATACTCCGTATAACATATCCAATCGGACCAATCCTATATCTTGAACACTTCAACCATGCCCATGGAATCATGGTTGGTGGCACTTTATAATGCCTATTTATTTCATAACCATCTGAATGGTATAACACACTAGCTAACACCAGTCATGTGGTGCTGTGCTATTGTCTTTACTTTTTAGCTGGGGTAGCttgtttatttatgaaaatttaaaagatagaTACAACCTCGCCTTCAAGGCATACGGAGTagaagggagaaagaaaaattaaaagatgaaaatataattaatgatgtGATATTACGATagagacaaaaagaaagaaaaataaggtaCAAAGAAACTGATAAATGCACGAACGAAtggttattttcatttatttataccGGTTTGTTGCATATTGCGGGGATCCAGAAGTTACAACTCATTTTGTTAGGCTTATGCTGAACAAGTTGGTAGTCACAACTCACAACTCAACTCATGTTATGCCCCTTCTAATCAATTAAAAACAAGCAGATATCTTTGTGAgtgtttgaaaaataaaaaaaataaaaaaaaagctggGATCTAGAGTGCACCTGCTGCTCCCAATGAAAGATTCCTCTCGAATACTACTACTCATCATTTCctctatatattttcttttgattcaaCACAACACATGGCAACAATTTTGTTCCTTATCACAAACCTTACAATAATTGAAATCACATGCAATCCTAATTACAAAAAACCTATCCCCAACCCCCCGAAATCATATCATAACAAGAGAAAatggtaaacaaaaaaaaaaaaaagagtttgttTAATTGGTTTGTGATAGTATTTACACTGACATAAAAATGCTACATGAACCTCCCGGAGGGAAAGCGGAGAAAGTGAGGAGAATTGAGAAGGCGAGAAGAAAAGCGATCCGATTGACTCAGCCTTAATTTGAGAGTTTCGCTTCTGAACTTAGCCTCTTCTCTATAGAGCTGAATCCCTGCTTTGTCCTTAACCTCTCTAACCAAATCCCAGAATCTAAGTTGTCTTGCCCCATCCATCATCTCTTGGCACTGCTCCAACCTCTTCAAACAACAAACCAATTCCACCGCTTCCCCAAACTTCAACCCTCCCAACCTCTCCTTAAACTCACTCACCCTCACGCCCACCTCAACTTGCGCCACTCCCCAATCCTCACGCGCCAGTTTCACAATCTCCTCCACTAACCTGTTCCCGTTGGGCTCGGGCCTCTTGCAAATCCCTTCCACCAAAGCCACCAGGGAGTCAAACTCGGTCAACAAGTCCGCGTTGGCGACACCCGACACCCTGTCTTCGCTGTCGGTCGAGGTTCCGAGGAAGAATCCCAGGATCCTGGAAGTGCATAAGAGCTGCTCGATGTGCTGCGCGAACCATCTGACCCAGGACGAGAGTTCCCATGATGTGGGGTCGGTGTTGTGTCGGAAGTTGGAGAGGTTGAGGTAGTTTCTGCCCCCTGCGGAGGGGTACACGGAGAGCTGGTCCTGGAGGATGAAGCTGCCGTGGTGGATGATGTGGTGGACGGCGATCAGGCACTTCAGGGCCACGGCAGCGTTGTTGGTCCCCTGAAGGCGGTCCATCAGGACCTCCACGGCGGCAGAGGCGGTGGCGCGTGAGCCGTCGCCCGAGGAGAGGAGCGTGGCCAGGTGCTTGCGCGTGGGGGGCGTGGAGGAGTCATGGCTGGTGGCGCGTAGGAGGGAGAGCGTGGTGCGTTTGGATAACAACGCCGCCTTGCTCTGCGATGCTTTGTCCTTGATGATCCCAATTAGATTGGTGAGTTTTGTCATGTTTATGTCGCGTGTTTAAAGATAAACACTACTCGTGCATGGTgtttggaaaaatgaaaattttgatggTGGAAAGTGGAAAGGGAGCGTTCGGCGTTGGCCCTGGGAAATGGCATTAAAGCCCAACCCAATGTGGGATATATGATTATGAAATGATGTTGCCTTCTCTGCTATAAtggctattttatttttatgcctTGTTCACATTTGCGCATGTTCAATCGAGTGGTTGATGACTTGATGGCTCTAGAACAGTGCGTATACACACTtacgtttttcatttttttttcttaactctGAAAAAAGAAATCATCATTAATCCAAGTTCaatgaaatatgtaaataaaattcaatttaaaattatttccctcaaatattaaatttagatattatttaaataatttcatcttaattttaacatattaactACTTCACTTCAATCATTTGGTTACCgtcgtcttttttttttctttgataaatGGGTAtagtgattttcttttttatcggGATACTTTTCTTTACATGTTTTGACAGGATACGTAATTATTAGTAGTATTGTTTTTTGTAGGAACTAGTAAGTAATCGTGCATAATGTATAGATAAAAAATCCAAtgcaaaatacataaaattaatatgagtTAACTACATATACGTGTTTGATTACCTATCATTTACACACTTAGCTTGTGAATTCAACCATTCTTTTTAACCGTGTTAGATCGCACtagttaaaaacaaataaattaaaaaataataaattaatgattaatatttatgattattataattgtaaattctttttttaagaattataatTGCGAGTGTTATTTTGAAAGTATTTGAccaattgttataatttttgggattaaattaattagaatttacAATTTTAGATGTTATCTTctcattttacaatttttaggaAACAATTAAAACGAACATTATAATTTCTGAAACTAAATTGATAATTACTCTACAATAATAGTACTTTCTAAATTAACATCCCAAATTAAATAACTTGCTTCCCAACTTCCTCCAAAGTTTACAGGTCCATAACGGCTAGATatgccttttatttttcttttctatctttCCATAACTTGCCATGAGTTtctgtggaaaaaaaaaaaaaaacttgccacgagtctaatattattttttttaacaacatttGTCATGAAGCTTCGAAAGGTCACACAGTACGTAATATGTTATTGTATTGCTTTGGTATTGAAATTTATGACCTGtagatattgatattgaaaattGTATATTATATTGGATATTGGATAgcagattaaaaaaatgtaacgaGGGATGAGAAACAGTTGACCAGTAGTTTCTTGACTTTCATCTAAAACTAATCTAATAATGGTAGACTTTTAAAAGGATTAGAAGAATAACGATTGATTGTCCATATGCTACTAAATATACACAAGCAGTGCCAATTGAAAGGTTCATCTATTCAATTGGATTACGTTGAAAGAGTGAATGTAATTCAATTTTAttggtattattttattttatcattgaattaatttgattttaaattttagtaattttattcaattgaaGTTAAAAATACGATTGTTTTTGGGCATCGCATCTCATTGAATGAGTTCCACTCATTAATCTATGATTTTGTGTTTTCTAATAATTTAGActaattccataaaaaaaattagactaaTGGCAAGAGAGTGTGTTAGGTTGGGAATTTTGGAGTATTTCAAAAGGCTCATGTCCCCTATCACTaagtttaatactttttttatagtgtttatatatcaattTGTTTTAAGGTCTTCAAGACAACAAAGTAAGAAACATGGACTTGCACACATGAGATTGAGTTAAGTGGATATGATGTGGTGTAAATTGTCTAATTTGTCCCTTTACGGGCACAAGAATGAGTTTATTTTacagtttaaaaaattattttcagatattagttttaattttgcttaCCTTCAACCAAAAAGAAAGCATAAGCTTATCACCACCCTTGACCCTCCCCAAAACAAACATATAGGATTACCTTCTATTTGAATGAaggatttgaaaatttttagaaaatttaaatacataatattttaattgtcttgatttaaatttcttgtattttaatttttttttatttggataaagtaattcaatttcaatgaaattcaaatttttatttttaaatatttatttaaaattaaaattttaatatcgaacaaaaataaatattagtcattttttaaatgcttaaatattcaaaataattttaatgcaaaaaaaattaaaaattaaatttttttaatatttaataattatataatcaaaataattttaatgctaaACAATTTTAAATCTTACCGGATATTCTTGTATTAACAcgcctcctcatcttcttctcctttgttCAACCTCCTCACCTTCCGCATCCACCACACTTGCGTTCCTCACCTTCCGCCCTCACCTTCCACCTCCACTAATTCTCTATTGGAGGTTGGGGTTTTACATAGTACAGAAATTCGCAAATTCCTCCATCAAATTTCCAATCCCCTATAATGGTAGTAAGTTGCTAGCAATCAAGAATGGGAGGACACAGAGGTCCCAACATTCTCCCTCGAGAGCGATGGAATAGAGAGAAGGTTTGTTGCGACGATGGAGCAACCCAAGCGCGAAGAGGCCTGAAAGTGTGACACCGAGCTCTGCCTCAACTGACTCCGCATCGCTGGCTTGGCGTTGTTGATCTCTAGATTTTTTCCATCTTAGTTCTTACTAGTTCAATTTAACACAAAGCCTTGTGTTTGAGTAGAATCTGAACCACAACGATGTGAGTTTCGTTGAATCTTCGTTGCAGAGTGTGAGCCACGTGTCGTCACTGTCAAAGTTGTAGGATTTTCTCGGCGACTCCTCCGCCATGTTGTATTACTccgaccaccaccaccaccacttagGTGTGAGAGAATGAAGGGGCCTATGTGAAaggagagaatttgaaattcttaccATTTAGGTGGAATTTTAATTCCTACCATTTTAAtctattaaaattcttttaaaaattgatgtcatTTTACATTCTTTAAAACTTCATATCTAAACAATTGAATCATGACAGAggtattttaaattcattaaaaaaatgaattgtcaTTTAAATACCTCATCCAAACACAGGGTTATGGAACGGTAATTGATAGCAAGTATGGttgtacaagaacatacaatgACTAATGTTTTTATCAACGTTTTACTTCTTCTTTGGATACATGTTAGTATGTTTCAATGGACAGCGCATTCTTATATCATTTGTGTATCTAGGCAATTGCTTCCTGCATCCCATAATTGCTTCTTTGGATACATGTTAGTATGTTTCAATTAGCCATTCCGAATTGCATTCTGGATTACATTTCGAAAAGGCTAATCctaaatgtaaaattacattttaaattagaCTTTCGAGAAGATTAAAAAGGTACAGAAAACAATTGGaagtgcaggaagcaattgcCGTGTATCTACTATATAGTATTACACAAGCTGTTGAAGCCC belongs to Glycine soja cultivar W05 chromosome 5, ASM419377v2, whole genome shotgun sequence and includes:
- the LOC114413079 gene encoding putative clathrin assembly protein At4g40080, producing the protein MTKLTNLIGIIKDKASQSKAALLSKRTTLSLLRATSHDSSTPPTRKHLATLLSSGDGSRATASAAVEVLMDRLQGTNNAAVALKCLIAVHHIIHHGSFILQDQLSVYPSAGGRNYLNLSNFRHNTDPTSWELSSWVRWFAQHIEQLLCTSRILGFFLGTSTDSEDRVSGVANADLLTEFDSLVALVEGICKRPEPNGNRLVEEIVKLAREDWGVAQVEVGVRVSEFKERLGGLKFGEAVELVCCLKRLEQCQEMMDGARQLRFWDLVREVKDKAGIQLYREEAKFRSETLKLRLSQSDRFSSRLLNSPHFLRFPSGRFM